A stretch of the Streptomyces ortus genome encodes the following:
- a CDS encoding lipopolysaccharide biosynthesis protein → MSDTTTAEADTPAPDPPGPSRRRLRLPRLGPSSGGSPLFRNAYALMLNTGISAVLGLGFWLAAARYYSESAVGQGSAAIAAMKLLAGLTAVTLTGALARFIPVAGRGTGRLIFRTYAGSSVIVALASGVFLLTLRLWGSSYRFLHDPLIGLCFVLSVVAWSVLTLQDGVLTGLRSALWVPVGNTVFSAVKLALLVAFASAIPTMGVFVSWVAAIAVSVLPLGWLVFRRLVPRQVKATAEGAEPPALREIGRFLAGDYTGSLFSLAVVYLVPVIVASQVTSTDNAYFYITTTIGGTVNLLAINMGASLTVEGSHDPARLAANTRAALRRMARIMLPVAGALFVGAPWILGVFGQGYADAATPLLRWFAVGAVLRVVMETYFAVLRAQSRTAGLAWLQGLLCVLVLSLTVILLPRTGLTGAGVAEISSLTVIVLLAAPRLYRIVMTAPPGEAARDTAPDGDLADLGPHEVPGPEQEGPEQDGLGRNGPGSNGAGENGPRKDRPGKGGPAKDRPRKVRGPAWAQRLDTDTLALGVQLDFDHLERRPDVRPGPGTPPAGTPAVDRPSRPSGPRPVPQPTHQPDHRPVPQPGLQRSHQPDHRPTWALRIPRPPSQLPSARMELGLPVERREPGSETSLSPSEIEVDAPFDPPVGDIAEEPEGAGGTGASGTEGAEGTEVTKGAEGTKGASGAVRETDGPGPPEPSEPPQPPASWWQRLRPTRPGVLLGCLLTAALVLYWVPVSGLGERDLDRMDGLGLISVLPTTTLAGAGLLVLVFASLLWLGREHKALLMVTLLATVVSLHALPAVIETEPRFATAWQHLGFIDHIDRTGAAVPDLDARWSWPGFFAAAAFLSKACGVEDLTEVIRWWPTAMQLLYLAPLFLLVRHMRAGWRAQWTGIWIFVLSGWVGQDYFSPQGFTYLLYLVFVAILLVWFRAPRVLWTTMRPGELEVEPAGRRERAVLLMVLIGLFMATVPAHQLTPFVMLGVLAVLVLVGRSELRGLPILFAVVVSVWIGFLAEPYWSGHFGELFGGVGGVGENVSSSVSGRIGEGSSSHKLVLYARVALAGGVLALACYGWWRRRDHKYRERSLLVLTFVPFLGFGMQSYGGEMALRVFMFALPGAALLAGLALFPRTGVTADERDKDRVSLAPLAALLAGLVLMGGFLVARWGNEPFERIRPGEVAAMEYVYAHDRPTARVLWLSNDTVNNVTPAMPWGARDMEKVNYVPTLAPADPVLVSSLVKSLRDAGPNSYLVVNRSQVTYLQLDIGYSKTYEYRLIRNLDARQELRKVFVNEDVSLYALRQQPGGKVPEADPGPIGPQVTWTPWSVVGALAAVALIALLTTREVVRVAVRPSVRQHLWLQSTFWFSLPLLALLLASLVQRFLTMA, encoded by the coding sequence GTGTCTGACACGACCACGGCCGAAGCCGACACCCCCGCGCCCGATCCACCCGGGCCGTCCCGGCGGCGCCTGCGCCTGCCCCGGCTGGGTCCGTCGTCCGGCGGCAGCCCGCTGTTCCGGAACGCCTACGCCCTGATGCTGAACACCGGCATCTCGGCCGTCCTCGGGCTCGGCTTCTGGCTGGCCGCCGCCCGGTACTACTCCGAGTCGGCGGTCGGGCAGGGCTCCGCCGCGATCGCCGCGATGAAACTCCTCGCGGGTCTCACCGCGGTGACCCTGACGGGCGCCCTCGCCCGCTTCATCCCGGTGGCCGGACGCGGCACCGGCCGTCTCATCTTCCGTACGTACGCGGGCAGTTCGGTGATCGTGGCGCTGGCCTCGGGCGTCTTCCTGCTGACGCTGAGGCTCTGGGGATCCTCGTACCGCTTCCTGCACGACCCGCTCATCGGGCTCTGCTTCGTCCTGTCGGTCGTCGCCTGGTCGGTGCTGACCCTCCAGGACGGCGTGCTGACCGGGCTACGCAGCGCGCTGTGGGTGCCCGTCGGCAACACCGTGTTCTCGGCGGTCAAGCTGGCGCTGCTGGTGGCGTTCGCCTCGGCGATCCCCACCATGGGTGTCTTCGTGTCGTGGGTGGCCGCCATCGCGGTGTCCGTGCTGCCGCTGGGCTGGCTGGTGTTCCGGCGGCTGGTCCCCCGGCAGGTGAAGGCGACCGCGGAGGGCGCCGAACCGCCCGCCCTGCGGGAGATCGGGCGGTTCCTGGCCGGCGACTACACGGGCTCGCTGTTCTCGCTCGCCGTGGTCTACCTCGTCCCGGTGATCGTCGCCTCCCAGGTGACGTCCACCGACAACGCGTACTTCTACATCACCACGACCATCGGCGGCACGGTCAACCTGCTCGCCATCAACATGGGCGCCTCGCTGACCGTCGAGGGCTCGCACGACCCGGCCCGGCTCGCCGCGAACACCCGGGCGGCGCTGCGCAGGATGGCGCGGATCATGCTGCCGGTGGCCGGGGCGCTGTTCGTCGGGGCGCCCTGGATCCTCGGCGTGTTCGGCCAGGGGTACGCGGACGCGGCGACGCCGCTGCTGCGCTGGTTCGCGGTCGGAGCGGTGCTGCGGGTCGTCATGGAGACGTACTTCGCGGTGCTGCGCGCCCAGAGCCGCACCGCCGGACTCGCCTGGCTGCAGGGCCTGTTGTGCGTACTGGTCCTCAGCCTCACGGTGATCCTGCTGCCCCGGACGGGACTGACCGGCGCGGGAGTGGCGGAGATCTCCAGCCTCACGGTGATCGTGCTGCTCGCCGCTCCCCGGCTGTACCGGATCGTCATGACCGCACCGCCCGGGGAGGCCGCCCGGGACACGGCACCCGACGGCGACCTGGCTGATCTGGGCCCCCACGAGGTACCCGGGCCGGAGCAGGAGGGACCGGAACAGGACGGGCTTGGGAGGAACGGGCCTGGGAGCAATGGGGCCGGGGAGAACGGGCCCAGGAAGGACAGGCCCGGGAAGGGCGGGCCGGCGAAGGACCGGCCGAGGAAAGTGCGCGGTCCGGCCTGGGCGCAGCGCCTGGACACGGACACCCTCGCCCTCGGGGTCCAGCTCGATTTCGACCATCTGGAGCGACGGCCGGACGTACGCCCCGGTCCGGGCACACCGCCCGCCGGAACACCCGCGGTCGACCGGCCGAGCCGCCCCTCAGGACCCCGGCCGGTCCCGCAGCCGACTCACCAGCCGGACCATCGGCCGGTCCCCCAGCCGGGCCTCCAGCGGAGCCACCAGCCGGATCACCGGCCGACCTGGGCGCTGAGGATCCCCCGACCCCCCTCACAACTACCGTCCGCCCGAATGGAGTTGGGCCTGCCCGTCGAGAGGCGGGAACCGGGCTCGGAGACCTCCCTCAGCCCGTCCGAGATCGAGGTGGACGCACCCTTCGACCCACCGGTCGGCGACATCGCCGAGGAACCGGAGGGTGCAGGCGGGACCGGCGCCTCCGGCACGGAAGGCGCGGAAGGCACGGAAGTCACGAAAGGCGCGGAAGGTACGAAAGGCGCGTCCGGAGCCGTCCGGGAGACGGACGGACCCGGACCGCCGGAGCCATCGGAGCCGCCGCAGCCGCCGGCCTCCTGGTGGCAGCGGTTGCGGCCGACCCGGCCAGGGGTACTGCTCGGCTGTCTGCTGACGGCCGCGCTCGTCCTGTACTGGGTGCCGGTGTCCGGCCTCGGGGAGCGCGACCTCGACCGGATGGACGGACTCGGCCTGATCTCCGTCCTGCCCACGACGACTCTGGCCGGGGCCGGACTCCTGGTCCTGGTGTTCGCCTCGCTGCTCTGGCTCGGCCGCGAACACAAGGCCCTGCTCATGGTCACCCTGCTGGCCACTGTGGTGTCGCTGCACGCGCTCCCCGCGGTGATCGAGACCGAGCCGCGGTTCGCGACGGCCTGGCAGCACCTGGGGTTCATCGACCACATCGACCGGACCGGCGCGGCCGTGCCCGACCTGGACGCCCGCTGGAGCTGGCCGGGCTTCTTCGCGGCGGCGGCCTTCCTCTCGAAGGCGTGCGGGGTCGAGGACCTCACCGAGGTCATCCGCTGGTGGCCGACGGCCATGCAACTCCTCTACCTGGCACCGCTGTTCCTGCTCGTACGCCATATGCGGGCGGGCTGGCGCGCCCAGTGGACCGGCATCTGGATCTTCGTACTCAGCGGCTGGGTGGGCCAGGACTACTTCTCCCCGCAGGGCTTCACCTACCTCCTCTACCTCGTGTTCGTGGCGATCCTCCTGGTGTGGTTCCGGGCGCCGCGGGTGCTGTGGACGACGATGCGGCCCGGCGAACTGGAGGTCGAACCGGCCGGCCGGCGGGAACGGGCCGTGCTGCTCATGGTGCTGATCGGGCTGTTCATGGCGACCGTGCCGGCCCACCAGCTGACGCCGTTCGTGATGCTGGGCGTCCTCGCGGTCCTCGTCCTCGTCGGCCGCTCCGAACTGCGGGGCCTGCCGATCCTGTTCGCCGTCGTGGTGAGCGTGTGGATCGGCTTCCTCGCCGAGCCGTACTGGTCGGGGCACTTCGGCGAACTGTTCGGCGGTGTCGGCGGGGTCGGCGAGAACGTCTCGTCCTCGGTCTCCGGCCGGATCGGCGAGGGCAGCTCGTCCCACAAACTGGTCCTGTACGCGCGGGTGGCGCTGGCGGGCGGCGTGCTGGCACTGGCCTGCTACGGCTGGTGGCGCCGACGCGACCACAAGTACCGCGAGCGGTCGCTGCTCGTCCTCACCTTCGTCCCGTTCCTCGGCTTCGGCATGCAGTCGTACGGCGGCGAGATGGCGCTGCGCGTCTTCATGTTCGCCCTGCCGGGCGCGGCCCTGCTCGCCGGGCTCGCGCTGTTCCCGCGTACCGGCGTCACCGCGGACGAACGGGACAAGGACCGGGTGAGCCTCGCGCCGCTCGCCGCGCTGCTCGCGGGCCTCGTCCTGATGGGCGGCTTCCTGGTGGCCCGCTGGGGCAACGAGCCGTTCGAGCGGATCAGACCGGGCGAGGTGGCGGCCATGGAGTACGTGTACGCCCACGACCGGCCCACGGCACGGGTGCTGTGGCTGAGCAACGACACGGTGAACAACGTGACGCCGGCGATGCCGTGGGGCGCGCGGGACATGGAGAAGGTGAACTACGTACCGACGCTCGCGCCCGCCGATCCCGTGCTGGTGTCGAGCCTGGTCAAGTCGCTCAGGGACGCGGGCCCGAACTCGTACCTCGTGGTCAACCGCAGTCAGGTGACCTACCTGCAGCTGGACATCGGCTACTCGAAGACGTACGAGTACCGGCTCATCCGCAACCTCGACGCGCGGCAGGAGCTGCGCAAGGTCTTCGTGAACGAGGACGTCTCCCTGTACGCCCTGCGGCAGCAGCCGGGCGGCAAGGTTCCCGAGGCCGATCCCGGGCCGATCGGTCCGCAGGTGACCTGGACGCCCTGGTCGGTGGTGGGGGCGCTCGCGGCGGTCGCGCTGATCGCGCTGCTGACGACCCGCGAGGTGGTTCGCGTGGCGGTGCGCCCGAGCGTGCGCCAGCATCTTTGGCTGCAGTCGACTTTCTGGTTCTCGCTGCCCCTGCTGGCGCTGCTGCTGGCGTCCCTCGTACAGAGATTCCTGACGATGGCCTGA